The proteins below are encoded in one region of Qingrenia yutianensis:
- a CDS encoding DUF1492 domain-containing protein — MTVKEWLSRGYKIDREINALLSEREEAFALACKVSAPPSDNEKVSATTGNGSEARFIKYADYSKLIDRRIDELYRIKSEIMTVITLIDNNTYRTLLIMRYVQFKTWEQIAEGMGYDLRWIYRVHKKALNTCEKSFKRWTSGEKLDI; from the coding sequence ATGACGGTAAAGGAGTGGCTTTCCAGGGGGTATAAAATCGACAGAGAAATAAATGCGCTGTTATCGGAGCGCGAGGAAGCTTTTGCTTTAGCGTGCAAGGTTAGCGCACCGCCGAGCGACAATGAAAAGGTGTCGGCGACAACCGGAAACGGCAGTGAGGCACGGTTTATAAAATATGCCGATTACAGTAAGCTTATTGACAGACGCATTGATGAACTATACCGTATAAAATCGGAAATTATGACCGTTATAACTTTAATAGACAACAATACATACAGGACACTTCTTATTATGCGGTATGTTCAGTTTAAAACGTGGGAGCAAATTGCCGAGGGTATGGGATATGATTTGCGCTGGATATACAGAGTGCATAAAAAAGCATTGAATACCTGCGAAAAGTCGTTTAAACGGTGGACAAGCGGTGAAAAATTAGATATTTAA